The stretch of DNA CCCTTCATTCCACCGAAGCATTCCTATGGACTCCATCCAATTTCTGGAAGCTGAAAAATATAATGGCCCATGGAGCAATGAGCTATTAAAAGGAAAAAAAGTAATCCGATATCAAAGTGGATCCACTGAATTTACCCCACAAAGCCCTAAGAATTATAACACTAAAGTTTATAGAACCAAACTGGTGAATACCGCTAAAGTAATTTCCGAACTGGGATCACAATACACAAAGACAGCTCCCGTTGTTGTTGGATTGATCGAGGTTGAAAACAGACAGGTCATTGAAGACCTCATCAAAGAGCCCGTTCTGGCAAAATATGATTATGGAATCGTTCATTACAACTCTTACGATTACAGGGGAATTGATGTTGCTCTAATCTACCAGAAAAGAAGATTCACTGTAACCAATTCATTAAAAAAAGAACTGGTCATCTATCGTGAAAAAGGAAAAAGAGAATATACCCGAGACCTTTTGGTTGTTACCGGATTTCTGGACAATGAAAAAGTAGCTTTTTTTATGAACCACTGGCCTTCACGAAGAGGAGGTGAAGCTGTGTCCCTTCCGAAAAGAAATGCAGCGGCAGTGCTTTTAAAACAACAAATGGATAGTATAAGAACCACAGATCCTTCTACTA from Chryseobacterium piperi encodes:
- a CDS encoding endonuclease/exonuclease/phosphatase family protein, translated to MKKKLFFISLFFSMFIFAQQGKLRKVAAIGFLNVENLFDTIRSADYIDGTKAITNPSFHRSIPMDSIQFLEAEKYNGPWSNELLKGKKVIRYQSGSTEFTPQSPKNYNTKVYRTKLVNTAKVISELGSQYTKTAPVVVGLIEVENRQVIEDLIKEPVLAKYDYGIVHYNSYDYRGIDVALIYQKRRFTVTNSLKKELVIYREKGKREYTRDLLVVTGFLDNEKVAFFMNHWPSRRGGEAVSLPKRNAAAVLLKQQMDSIRTTDPSTKLFAMGDFNDDPVSASLKNHLKSVGNPKDLSENTPYLNLMYPLYKRGIASLAYQDAPNLFDQIIVSKNVISDQVTKEYSLYKTEIYAPPYLINKEGNYKGYPFRSWNGDRFTGGYSDHFPAFVVLQREP